The Amphiura filiformis chromosome 12, Afil_fr2py, whole genome shotgun sequence genome includes a region encoding these proteins:
- the LOC140165296 gene encoding uncharacterized protein, whose product MPSRVFMTLATTEECSIVRTYFATAKSSSPLTTARLTMDIRRVVYTLRLCACSRFNAKNVILSIVGLSSICLLITGMLGEVSRGDHEEDRTLSLRHQFEQTNQNITQRKPRLRLVAVPSKGPPKTVVLATANSAYLDFTENWIASMQDCGVWPNVTIIAEDEAAYQTLRNRKYLIDIHVTRADQLSSGENLVFDTPEYKRFVNKRAEYILSYLQSGYNVLFSDVDTYWVSNPFPYFEENYDIFIQLDQGPPKPQVLCAGFVFYRATKMTITFIETWIKRMETSNHTIPDQQMLNRLIRNKSITDLKWKVMEPDTFVSGRDYFNDEWRLQNPHVKPVMLHNNWVIGHDVKVDRFKKLGFWIIDYSFIGNETVKYYPPHLWD is encoded by the exons ATGCCAAGCCGTGTGTTCATGACGCTTGCTACAACTGAAGAATGTTCAATTGTGCGAACTTATTTTGCCACTGCTAAATCTTCATCACCACTGACCACTGCACGGCTGACCATGGATATAAGACGGGTGGTGTACACACTCAGACTGTG CGCATGTTCAAGATTTAATGCAAAGAATGTGATCCTATCCATCGTGGGGTTGTCATCTATTTGTCTCCTGATAACAG GAATGTTAGGTGAAGTCTCACGTGGTGATCATGAGGAGGATCGAACTCTATCCTTACGTCATCAATTTGAGCAAACGAACCAGAATATAACTCAAAGAAAGCCACGTCTACGATTAGTGGCAGTGCCTTCCAAAGGTCCCCCTAAAACCGTCGTCCTAGCAACAGCTAATTCAGCCTATCTTGATTTTACTGAAAACTGGATAGCAAGTATGCAAGACTGTGGAGTGTGGCCTAACGTCACCATTATCGCCGAGGACGAGGCTGCTTACCAAACGCTACGAAACCGGAAGTACTTAATTGATATTCACGTGACTCGAGCTGACCAATTATCGTCTGGTGAGAACCTCGTTTTCGATACACCGGAGTACAAACGCTTTGTAAATAAGCGTGCGGAATACATCCTTTCATATCTACAGAGTGGATATAATGTGTTATTCTCTGACGTTGACACATATTGGGTGAGCAATCCGTTCCCATATTTTGAAGAAAACTATGATATATTTATACAATTAGACCAAGGACCGCCAAAACCTCAAGTACTCTGTGCTGGCTTCGTATTTTATCGTGCTACAAAAATGACGATCACTTTTATCGAAACTTGGATTAAGAGAATGGAAACATCAAATCACACTATACCAGATCAACAAATGTTAAATAGACTTATTAGGAATAAATCTATAACAgatttaaagtggaaagttatgGAACCAGATACATTTGTGTCTGGGCGTGATTATTTTAACGACGAGTGGCGATTGCAAAATCCTCATGTTAAACCGGTTATGCTACATAATAACTGGGTTATTGGACATGATGTCAAAGTTGATAGATTTAAGAAACTGGGGTTTTGGATTATTGACTATAGTTTTATTGGTAATGAAACTGTTAAGTATTATCCGCCACATTTATGGGATTGA
- the LOC140165559 gene encoding uncharacterized protein — MGSPVSAIVANLFMEWLEKEAVATAPLDCKPKIWRRYVDDVLEIIQKDSTQKLTDHLNLVDPTRNIKFTFEEEDQGKIPFLDTLIVHKEDGSMKLLVYRKKTHTDQYLDKLPKARQKQKDDAPSKGMVVIPYVEGLAERLQRIFRKHNVTTAMRPTNTLKSLLVHLRTRRT, encoded by the coding sequence ATGGGCAGCCCAGTCAGTGCGATTGTCGCAAATTTATTCATGGAGTGGCTCGAGAAGGAAGCGGTTGCCACAGCGCCTCTTGATTGTAAACCTAAGATCTGGAGAAGATATGTGGATGACGTGCTGGAGATAATACAGAAGGACAGTACTCAAAAGCTAACTGATCATCTTAATTTAGTTGATCCGACGAGAAATATAAAGTTTACCTTCGAAGAAGAAGACCAGGGTAAAATCCCTTTCTTGGACACATTAATCGTCCATAAAGAAGACGGGTCCATGAAGCTTTTGGTCTACCGTAAAAAAACACACACGGACCAATATTTAGATAAACTACCAAAAGCAAGACAGAAACAGAAGGACGACGCCCCATCCAAAGGAATGGTGGTCATTCCCTACGTAGAAGGCTTGGCGGAGAGACTCCAAAGAATATTCAGGAAGCACAACGTCACCACAGCAATGCGACCTACCAACACACTTAAAAGCCTGCTTGTCCACCTAAGGACAAGAAGGACATAG
- the LOC140165626 gene encoding NLR family CARD domain-containing protein 4-like, which translates to MDNPGEQHQRADAEELVGKVQEDSSSYDLIQVQSQLKADYKAKRNGFVFVPGVTDLPLEDYFVDLSIIRRESRPTEVTLHELTTYTDLVTLEDNRKDQLTHILVGADVGLGKTTLINRLALDWASLPQDDNSNDVICFDKTQNPLDKFELVFAFDANKLQTHMNLIDAIHNQLLPGMSKSAIKAMLTAHGDKILYLFDGYDELKSHQNVLNSKHLNRGYVIVTTRLNMVDEFSSHYDRYVHVAIVGVVWKSRKTFINNFLNQADRRDHISKDAIDLWEHLNQSHLNQISCHPLMLATTCSIFKNRREIPLRMTTLYSQAIYDFAMHFYAKSIPIETCTEKEISEVDELILALGSPALKGLLYKETKLVFDKEDIDTIGRFQFVPTNAWLVVSCSVLCACIGLEVGLRLESLQLSLILAIVGFILGTILLSVKINHFFNITERGENIGLLKRVSNPGKTATKRAQYVFLHKTFQEFTAAKYWSSLVLINRAKFDYYLTHITRDNVVDVQYLIRFCCGLDSESASVILQHVGTNCEVDGHFIQTLLFEAETDSDELPNLQDILS; encoded by the exons ATGGATAATCCGGGTGAGCAACATCAGAGAGCAGATGCCGAGGAACTTGTCGGTAAAGTGCAAGAAGATT CCTCATCTTATGATCTGATACAAGTCCAGAGCCAACTGAAAGCAGACTATAAAGCTAAGCGTAATGGTTTCGTATTTGTACCTGGTGTTACAGACCTGCCACTAGAGGACTACTTCGTAGATCTCAGTATCATACGACGAGAAAGTAGACCAACGGAAGTTACGTTACACGAACTGACAACGTATACAGACCTGGTCACTTTAGAAGACAATAGGAAAGATCAACTAACCCATATACTTGTTGGTGCCGATGTTGGGTTAGGTAAAACAACTCTGATCAACAGACTTGCACTTGACTGGGCTTCATTACCACAGGACGACAATAGCAATGATGTTATCTGTTTTGATAAAACTCAAAATCCTTTAGATAAGTTTGAGCTTGTATTTGCTTTTGATGCCAACAAATTACAAACACATATGAATCTTATTGATGCAATACATAATCAACTGCTTCCTGGTATGTCTAAGTCTGCGATAAAAGCTATGCTTACAGCTCATGGAGATAAGATTTTATATCTATTTGATGGGTATGATGAGTTGAAATCTCATCAAAATGTGCTGAACAGTAAACACTTAAACAGAGGTTATGTAATAGTGACAACGAGGCTGAACATGGTTGACGAATTCTCCTCCCATTACGACAGATACGTTCATGTCGCAATCGTGGGAGTGGTATGGAAGAGTCGCAAAACATTTATAAACAACTTCCTCAATCAAGCTGATAGACGGGATCATATCAGTAAAGATGCAATTGATTTGTGGGAACATTTAAACCAATCCCATCTTAATCAAATATCATGTCATCCATTAATGCTAGCAACAACATGCTCGATATTTAAAAATAGGAGAGAAATTCCACTACGCATGACGACATTATACAGCCAAGCAATCTATGATTTTGCTATGCATTTTTACGCAAAATCGATCCCAATAGAAACGTGTACTGAGAAAGAAATTTCGGAAGTAGATGAACTTATCTTAGCTCTCGGATCACCAGCGTTGAAGGGTTTGCTTTACAAGGAAACAAAGTTGGTGTTTGATAAAGAAGATATTGATACTATAGGTCGATTTCAGTTTGTACCTACTAATGCTTGGCTTGTAGTATCATGTAGTGTTTTGTGCGCTTGTATCGGATTGGAAGTAGGATTACGACTGGAATCCTTGCAATTAAGCTTAATATTAGCAATAGTTGGATTTATTTTAGGTACCATCCTGttatcagtcaaaatcaatcatttCTTTAATATTACAGAAAGAGGTGAAAATATAGGACTACTAAAAAGGGTAAGTAACCCAGGCAAGACCGCTACAAAAAGAGCACAATATGTTTTCCTTCACAAGACATTTCAGGAGTTTACTGCTGCTAAGTATTggtcaagtctggtacttataaACAGGGCCAAGTTCGACTATTATCTGACTCATATTACTAGGGATAATGTTGTGGATGTACAATACCTTATTAGGTTTTGTTGTGGGTTGGACAGTGAATCGGCTTCAGTTATTCTGCAGCACGTAGGTACTAATTGCGAGGTAGATGGACATTTCATACAAACGCTTTTATTTGAGGCTGAAACAGACTCAGATGAATTACCGAATCTACAAGACATATTAAGCTGA